In Juglans microcarpa x Juglans regia isolate MS1-56 chromosome 1S, Jm3101_v1.0, whole genome shotgun sequence, the genomic stretch CTTTTTCTACAAGCACTATAAATTGGCTTTTATGGCCTAACAGCATACTGCTGTTTTCTATAATGTTGTTGCCAACGTTTTCATAATATAATGTTAGAAGCATGTTTTTAACGTTGCAGCAACGTTCACATGTACCGAAATTTGGCAATTGGGAAAGTGAAGAGAATGTTCCTTACACGGCCTATTTTGATAAAGCTCGCAAGGGTCGAGGTGGGACCAAGATGATGAATCCAAATGACCCTGAAGAGAATCCTGATTTAGTTTCTGATAATTCATCTTCAGCTCATGGTCCTGCTGCCAGAGCTGAAACCGAGGAACCAGTAAGAGAGGGAGCTGGAAGATCAGCACATGAACGGCGGAGCAGGGAAGAAGGTGATGTCAGGCAGTTCACCGACTCTCCAGCCCGTCATGATAATTCAGGCAGCAGAGCTCATGGAGGCCGTGAAACCCATAGAAGACCTGCAAGGCCCAGCACTGGATCTGAGTACAGTGTTGAGCGTTCACCACTCCACGGCCAATCAAAGGTCCCAGTGAGAGATGGTGGGGTCAATTCATACACTTCAGAAGGAAAGTCATATGATAGTAGCCATGGTACTCCTGGAAGATACCGAAAACCAGAGACTCGAGGCGATGAAACGGTAAAAATTTTCTtcctttcatcatttttctgccataaatataatgaactagaaaatgtacattttattatttttatgctagctgaaaatgaaagaaagcaATGATACGGATTGGCAAGTAGATTTCTAGAAGTAGTTTAATTTTGCAGGAAGTTATTTTCTCAAGAAAGAAGCGAGGGTAAACTCAATTTACCTCTAAACTATCTAGTGTTGTTTCTTCTCATTctagagggaaaaaaattttcttaaaaatatttttttcgataggtaaacaaatatatattgatcaaaagtgtaggcaatagcccaagtatacgggacatatacaagagtacCGCCTAAGCGTGCTAGTTTAGAGATATGAGAAATTCATGGAaggtcatgccatgaaaatcaattacaatcgaccaatgtaGTAAAGTATGGAAAAATAagtttctaagctcatccattgaatGTTCTTGACCTTCAAAACATCTTGCATTCCTcttcctccaaatgcaccaccatagacatgttgggaccatcttccatattggtgcaatttgagagttgcccCGAATGCCTCTCCAAGAAGCTAGAAGATTTCTTACCCTTatcggcatcacccaagctagtcTCAACCGAGCAAAAACTTCATTCCCCAAAGTCATGGCAATTTCACAATGAAGTAATAGGTGGTCGACGGACTCTCCgctcttcttgcacatataacaccaatccatgacTATAATTTGACGTTTCCTCAAGTTGTCTAGAGTCAGGATCTTCCACAAAGAAGCCGTCCATACAAAAAAGGCTGCCTTTAAAGGTGCCTTTATCTTCCAGAagctcttccatgggaatggatTTGTGTTGTGCTTGGTCATGGCGTGGTAGAAAGATCGGACTGTGAttagttgttttttatttgaggCATCCTGTTAGTTTTgctatttaaatattgaaacgGCCTATtatgtttttccattttttcccaAACTATCAGGTAGTGATTTATATTTTGACAGAGACCGGAAACTTAGTTTCATGAAATCATTTGTTAGTTCACTCTTGGATAACTCTGATTAAGTCTTCTGTTAAACCTTGTCAACTGTTTTCATTCCTATCTGGCAGCCTGAAAAAGGTGCTGCTGTTCCAAAATTTGGTGAGTGGGATGAGAACAACCCTGCATCAGCTGATGGTTTTACTCACATTTTTAACAAAGTGCGCGAAGAGAGGCAGACTGGGGTGGGAAGGGTACCAGGTTCTAATGGAACACCATACAACAACACGCGGCGGAGGCAAGATGCTGATGACAATGCTAAGGTTTGTTATCAGTCATTGATTCTCGTTTTTCATAAATGGCTCATATTCATGTATTTTTGGTTTTAACGGTACTGATCATTTGGGTTTCTATTCTCTTGCTCAATCTTTCAGAGTTGCTGCTTTCCATGGGGCAGAAAATGATATCTTTGGATTTTTGGATAATCTCAAAGTTTGTGGGACATGTAAATACCTTTGAATGCTCTCTCGGAGCTGAGTCAGTTCTTTGCAGTTCGTTCATTTGGTCTGTGTGCGGTACTTTGTATTAATAAACGTACAACTGTGTTGTTAAAACATGCCTTGTTTTGGTGGTTCTTTTTTACCTTTAGCTGCTCTAAGTTGTACTGTCTATATTCAGTTTTGCAAGTTTATTTGCCTGGAAAAGACCAGCTGCAGATTCTTTTATTCTATTCCAATCTATTGCGGTGACTTTCTATTTGTCCTTGATTTCATTCTATTTGTCTTCATCACCTTACCACAATTCAAAAAGTCAAACATTATTATCTTTATAACCAGTCCagatttatttgttatttttttacttatctgCTAAATAAAGAGTTTACTTCAAGGTCGattgaatacaaaaattatatcatttcatctcatcattataattttttcaaattctcacacaaaatataataaacaattctacttttttcaaatatcaaaataatataatattaaaaaataatattctaataatattttatttaacttatctaaaatcatcttatcttatttatcTCATTCCATTATCTAAACGAGGTTTAATGAAATTTCCCCGACCGGTTAAAGTAACTAGGAGTGGTTGTTTTTGGTCAATTTCGCTGAACAATGTTAGGAACCTGATGCAGCGCACCGTTTGGAGAAATGAGATTAAACACAGAGCTTCAATAATCGGTGTTATACGCAGCGTTTGGCATCCATAGAGAATTTCAGcttattattgtattttgtctCTTTGTAATAGTCAGTTGCTAGATGTCTACGTGTCAGTCTTTTATTTGTATGGTTTGTTATTCTGCATGAGTATATGAGAAGGGACTGAAGGGAGGGAGAGGTATTCTGGAATCTTGTATGAATTGATTTGAGTATGGAGGTTGGAAACCCTCGAAGCTTTCCACTATCAATGAATAGGAGCCTATGAGACTCCTTATCAAACACCTTTCCTGCAATTTTATTCTTCCGCAATCACTATGTTTTTCTACAGCAGCTTCATCTCATTACAAACAAAGCCCAACTTTCATTACATTACAACAGACTACCGTAAGTTACACTAGATTTCAAGAGGGTTCATAACAATTGATATCTAGAGCCACCGATCTTGTTATGGAGTTGAGTAGTGAAGAACTTCAAGAAtgttttcagaattatcaccGTGCACTATATGATGATTTCTATAGAGATCCTGGCCAAACAGTTCTTACAGTGAAGTCTCCCGACGGGAAGAACCTAAAAATCTTAATCGATTCTTCCTTCACTATTTACTATGTGAAGCTCAATATCGAATATGCTTATGGGAGAAACATCTACCCGTTGGAGCAACACCAAGTGAGACACAGAGGCCTTGTTTTAGAAGATGATGTTATGTTGATAGGGACGTCGATATTTGACGATGGGTATGTTGTTCTTGAAGCAAAGAAAACGATGGATGCAATTGATGAAACTCAGAGAAGCATTGCAAGAGAGATGTCTTCCTTCGACACGTACAACATCGATGGTGAGGAGATGAACGTGAACTCTTATGATCGTCATTTCGTTGACGAAGACGATGAGAACTTAGCTGGTGGCGGTTCTTGTAAATTGTGTCATGAGAAGCAAGAGGAAGAATCTATAGAGTGGGATGGTGCGAGTCAGCATAAAAATCCGATGATCAGTCCAACTAATTCATCGTACAGCAGTGATAGCTTTGTATCTAATTGCAGTGAGTATTCTGATGTAAATTCATATGACAAGATTAATGGACAAGAAATTACAACGGAGGATGGTCAAGAGAGTTATAGAAAGAGGAAAAGCAACTCAAAGGAAAGCAATAATGGCGTTGATAGGCAAGCTGATGCTCCCCAGGAAGCACTTCAAGTTCTTGATATTATCCCTTGTGAATTACCTTCTATTAGGTTCTGTCGAGTGGATCGTTCATTTTATTCTCCTGATCTAGGAAGGAGGCAGTCACTGGGTGAGGGATTTGAGAGTTGGCGTGGTTTTTATCAAAGCATTCATTCAACTCAGATGGGGTTGTCTCTGAATATAGACAGTTTTCATCAAAGCATGGTGTTCGATTTTGGGAAGGAGACAAACCTGAGCGGTAAGAAGAATTCCGCTCATCTTTTGCTTGATATAGTGCCACTTAAAATGGTGTTTAAGCCCTTTGAGAGAGGAGGGGAAATAAAAACCGATCACTATTTGCCAATCCATAGAGAAGCTCCAACATTTGTTGAGCAGGCACCTGAACAAGAAATCCTTGTTATGGGAATTAAGGTTGTTGATCTTCTAGCACCATACCAAAGGGGTGGTAAGATTGGTCTGTTTGGTGGTGCTGGTGTAGGAAAATTTGTGCTTAGCAGGGAACTTATCAACAATGTTGCAAAAGCTCATGGTGGCTTCTCTGTGTTTGCGGGAGGTGGAGGACACACTCGAGAGGGTAATGACTGGTACAAGGAAATGATGGAGAGTGGTGTCAGATTTTTTGCTCACTATCTGGTTGGTGTATCGCCACTTAAAGTGATTTTTAAaccctttgatagaggaagacCAAGGAATGAGGGATGGGTCTTTATTGAAGAAGTTTCTTGCCTTTTTCTCCTTGAAACCATTCTTGAAAAGTTACAAGCTCATGCACAAGAGGATGCTAGTCATTTTCAAGGCCATTCTGATGATATTGTCTCTGCCTTTCAATGTTTTGGAGAATTTGTTAGTGGATCCATAGCTGATGAGCAGAGGAAGATTGATGTTTGTAACTTATGGCCGGGAGCAGGGGCTTGTGGTGGGATGTTTATGACCAACACCATGGTGTCTGCTATTGAAGCAAGGGGAATGTGTCTGCCTTACAACTCTTCGGCACCTGCTGAATATCCATTGAAGTTGCATGAGTGCCGTTTAGCAAGAATGTGTCCTTTGGAATTACTAAAGATGGACTTGAAACCACAAGAACTTATCACTCCAAAACTCCTACGTAATGCGATGGTTGTTGTCATGGCACTAGGTGGCTCTACACATGCTGTATTACACTTGATTTCTATTGCAAGGTCTGCTGGTCTGGAACTAACTCGTGACgattttcaaaaagtcaacgaTGAGGTTCCATTTCTAGTAGATCTTAAGCCTAGTAGCAAATATGTCATGAGGATGTATACAAGATTAGAGGAACACCCGCGGTCCTTCGTTACCTCGTGGAGCACTGGCTTCTAGATGGGAAATATATGACTGTCACTGGAAAAGAAAGGCTATATTTCTCTGATCCTGCACTTATAATTGAAGGAGAAGAATCCATGTTTGCAACTATCTCAGAGGATCCTCTCAGCTTTAAGGCAAGGTAGTTAATGTTTGTGCCACCACTATTAACCTTGTGGACAAGGGTCTTTTGAGGGGAAGAGGAGGTCTAGTTACTGCTTCaatacatgagaaaaatataaacttagTAAATCTTGGTAGAAATCTTAGTAAAGTGTATATTGGCAATGGAAAAGAGGAATTGGTCTCAGCTGCCGAAAAGGGTGTCTTTGTTAAAAGTGAGAGTGAATTTGATTTGAAGAATATTGTAGCAGCAGTAAGAAAAGCGGACAAGAAGGTTGATATTTTACTTCGGATCAACTTAGACGTGGACCCAGGTCCATTCCTATTGTTGCTACTGGGAATAAAATCTCTAAATTTGGCATCAGAAATGAGAAGTTGCCATGGTTCTTGGATGCCGTGAAGGAACTTTCTAATGAGCTGAAACTTGTGGGAGCACCTTGCCATCTTGGATCCACCATCACTAAGGGGGACATATTCAGAGATGCAGCTGTTATTATGGTAAACTACATTGATGAAATGGGTTGGTCTTTAGGTAGAAGAAAGTAGTTGACAAGCTTATAGCCCTTTACACacaccttgaggacaaggttctttTAAGGGGAGGAGATTGTTAGGAACCTGATGCAACGCACCGTTTGGAGAAATGAGATTAAACACAGAGCTTCAATAATCGGTGCTATACGCAGCGTTTGGCATCCATAGAGAATTTCAGcttattattgtattttgtctCTTTGTAATAGTCAGTTGCTAGATGTATACGTGTCAGTCTTTTATTTGTATGGTTTGTTATTCTGCATGAGTATATGAGAAGGGACTGAAGGGAGGGAGAGGTATTCTGGAATCTTGTATGAATTGATTTGAGTATGGAGGTTGGAAACCCTCGAAGCTTTCCACTATCAATGAATATGAGCCTATGAGACTCCTTATCAAACACCTTTCCTGCAATTTTATTCTTCCGCAATCACTATGTTTTTCTACAGCAGCTTCATCTCATTACAAACAAAGCCCAAGTTTCATTACATTACAACAGACTACCGTAAGTTACACTAGATTTCAAGAGGATTCATAACAAACAACGAATCTATGAATGGATTTTGACCTTTTACTAAGTTATCATTTGTTTTTGCAgaaaaattgagataaaatgaaaataattataaaaacaaactaaccCTAAACCGGCAACGTCAATAGTACTGAAGTTTGTTgacattattataatttgattttacaATGTCGTGCTGGGTGGATAGTTGCTCTCAGTACGAGGGGTTGGGTGTCCAACACAGTTAGAACATcaagtattgtaaaaaaatattacatttataaactGGAATGACAGGTCTCTATTATTtgatatgacataatttaatttgtataaaatttaattataaacttattttgtaaattaagTTATATGATATTAGTGAcgttatttattatctttttaaccatcatctttatattattttctaaggTAGtgtcaaaaaattgataaattatttaccATTCTTTATTTATCTTTCAATCATTTGAAATtcagatgatgagatgataataatTAAGTTCATAAtacatgctattttttttaataatttattattttacccAAGAAATCAGTTTATTTTTGGATGGTTCCAATTGATTATCTTTTGTGTGATGTTTTTTTCAGTTACTTCCTGATGAAAGTTCAAGAGGAGAGGAAAACTTATGCAATTCTTAAAGTTTTTCTGTGTACaggaatgaatatatatatatatttatatatatacacagagaTTCAACAAACTTCTTCTAGGAATATTCTCGAGCACCTATTGTGCATTACAAGAAACAACCATATTTGACAAAGTTTGTTACAAGAGTGTCGGCCACATTACAAAACAATACAGCAGCCATACCCAGAAGGTAGGCACGAACCTAGTTTAGGTGATTCCAGAAGAGAGGCATTTGATGTGGTGAATTTGCTTGAGGAAGCTAAGGTGGTGGAGCTTTTGGAAGCAGCAATAGACAACTCAATACGCCCCTGCAAGCCTAATGGTGTATCAACAACCGTGAGGCTTGTTCGCAGCAAGTGAAAGTGGGAAACCGAGATGAAACAATTGGTTTGGTTAAAACATCGGCTAATTGATCTTTAGAAGGAAGAAAGGCCACTTGAAGGGTTTTGGCCGCGACTTTATCACAAACAAAATGGAAATCTATTTCTATGTGTTTTGTTCTTGAATGGAGGACGGGATTCACGGAAAGGTAAGTAGCACCAAGGTTGTCACATCAAAGAATTGGTggttttggaagaaaaatacAGAGTTCTTTGAGGATGGACTGAACCCAGAGTAATTCGGTTGTGGCATTTGCAAGGGCCTTGTATTTGGCCACAGTGCTTAATCGAGCAACAGTTTGTTACTTTCAGGAACTCCAAGATATTAGATTGAGACCAAGGAAGATACAAAAGCCATCGGTAGAACGGCGGTCAACTGGCAACTAGCCCAATcagcataaaaaaatatttgcagcTGAAGGGAGgtggattttttaaaatgaagtcCAAATTTAATGTGTACTTGAGATACCAAAGTAATCTCTTGACAGCTTGCCAATGAGAAGTTTTCGGATTATGCATGAtctgagaaattttatttactgaAAAAGCAAGGCCTGGGCGAGTTAATGATAAATACTGTAGGCTACCCACAATGCTTCTGTAAAGGGTGGGATTAGAGAAAGAGGGAGTATCAGAGAGGGAAAAACAAGAGAGGAGACAGACATAGGAGATGTGACACCATTTTGTAGATAACATGTTTGTGCGAGATAGAAGATATGGATATATTTCCGTTGTGAGAGATGAATGCCATCAGATAAGTAGAAAATTTCCAGGCCAAGAAAGTATGATAATTTTCCTAGATCTTTTATTGGAAAAAGAGGCAAGAAAATTAATGAGATATTCAATTTGGGACGTGTGAGAGATGGTGACaataatgtcatccacatacactAGAACATAAATAAGCACCAATTTATAAGAATAGACAAATAATGAAGGATCGGCCCTGGATGGAAGAAAACCATATTCACAGAGTTTAGAGCTAAGTTGTGCAAACCATGCACGAGgtgcttgcttgaggccataaatGGTCTTTTGCAAGTGACACACATAGTGAGAGTGGTCAGGATGAACAAACCCAACAGGTTGGGACATATATACAGTTTCGGTCAAGTCACCATGGAGAAAAGCATTTTGGATGTCTAGTTGTCTAAGAGACCAACCAAGGAGACAACAAGAGAGATGACTAACCAAATGGTATTAGTTTAACAATGGGGCTAAAGGTCTCTGAGTAGTCGACACCCTCCGGTTGATAGAATCCCTTGGCAACTAATCATGCCTTTCGGTGTTCAATGCTGTCGTCGACACGATGCTTTGTGCGGAAGACCCACCTACAACCAACAATGTTAGAAAAAGGGGGAGGGGGAACATGGGTCCAAGTGTGGTTTTGGATGAGAGCTTGAAACTCAGTGGGCATGGAATTTCGCCATTTAGAGAAGCGGGAGGCCATAGTGAAACAACTTGGTTCTTCGGGTATTTCAAGAGATGAGGTTTGGGCATGGCGTGGTGGTGGAAGATATGGGACGTGaccatccataaattttttggGACAGGAGGAATTTGTTTAGATCAGGTAACGATGGTCGAAGTAGGGGAAGGGTTTGGAACTGTTAGTTTGGAGAAGAAGGGTCTGGTCGAAGGAGTTGAAATTGAAGAAGGGTGAAAAATTAGAGGAGATGGGTTTTGTGTTGAGAGTGGACTAGTTGTTGTATGCGGGGAAGATGGACTATTTATTGTGTGGGTGGGAGATGGACCATGGGAGGTAAGAGATAAAATGGGTAGAAAAGTATATGGAGGTTGGGAATTTATGGAGGTCGAGGGTAATTGTGATTTTGTATACGGAAAGGAGTTTTTGTTGAACAACACATCACGCGAAATGTATATTTAGTTTGAGTTTAGATGAAGGCACTTGTATCCTTTATGTATAGGGTTGTAACCAAGAAAAAGACAAGGTAAAAAAGGGAAATGAATTTTATGGTTATTATAAGGCCGAAGATTGGGCCAAAACTCGAATCCAAAAACTCTGAAAAAAGAGTAATCGGGCTCTTTATTGTAGAGGAGGAGATGaggagatttatttttgagagACGTAGAGGGAAAAAAAGTTATAAGAAAGGCCACGGTTTGGAAAGTATTGGCCCAAAATTTGTAAGGAAAAGAGGCCGTTGCAAGAAGGGCAAGGCCCGTCTCAACTATATGGCGATGCTTACGTTCGACcacaccattttgttggtgaGTATGGGGACAAGAGAGGCGATGAGAGATTCCTTGAGAATTAAGGACACGGGTGAGGGGTCGAAATTCCCCACCCcacatttttaattttggtgTTAAATAGACGTTCAACATAttgttgaaaaataagaaaaatagaagtaGCATCACCCTTTGAGGTTAAGGGATAGAACCAAGTATAACAgctaaaatcatcaacaaatgaGATATAATAATGAAAGCCATCTCTTGATATATAAGGGGATGGACCCCAAACATCCACAAAAATTAAATGTAAAGGTCTTAAGGATAGATTGTGGGATGGCCAAGCCGATTGTGCCAATGTTCAACAATAGTTCGTTCACCAATGAGAGCAACTGGGATAGATTTTGAGGAAGCTGGAGGAGGAAATAAGTAGAGGCTATCATGCGTTGGTCATTGGAGAAGCAATTTTTCTGTCCATTTATCCTTCACAAGAAAGTGAGATtcatgaaactaaaaaaaacagAGTTGTCATGACGAAATTTTTGAACTGAAACTAAGTTTTTTGTGATTTGGggaacacaaaataaatttatgaagaGAGAAAGTAGAGTTGGAGGAAGAAAATTGAGAGTCACCAATGTGAGTGATTGGGAAGGCAGCGCCATTGCCAACTTGAATCTGCTCATGTCCAAGGTAAGGTTCACTGGATAGATTGAGATTGTTAAGGTCTAAAGTTATGTGGTTTGTTGCAACGGAGTCTGAGTACCATTGTCGATCGGAAAGGGGCTGTGAACTTATGTAATGAGTAGATAGAGAAtggggtggtttaaattgaTAAGTCTGGTGGAAACGGTGATAGCACTGAAGAGCGACATAGCCAACTTTGTTGCAGACTTGGCATGTGGGTTTGTTTGTTGAGGTGAGAATGAATGAGGTGAAAGGAAGCGATCTCCTCGCGAGCGGCCACCCCGAGTGTTGTTTCTGCCCCACGATAGGTGTTGCAACCACTAGTTGAATTTTGATAGGGAAGAGAGGTAGTGATATTAGCAGAGG encodes the following:
- the LOC121246079 gene encoding RPM1-interacting protein 4-like isoform X2; translated protein: MQRSHVPKFGNWESEENVPYTAYFDKARKGRGGTKMMNPNDPEENPDLVSDNSSSAHGPAARAETEEPVREGAGRSAHERRSREEGDVRQFTDSPARHDNSGSRAHGGRETHRRPARPSTGSEYSVERSPLHGQSKVPVRDGGVNSYTSEGKSYDSSHGTPGRYRKPETRGDETPEKGAAVPKFGEWDENNPASADGFTHIFNKVREERQTGVGRVPGSNGTPYNNTRRRQDADDNAKSCCFPWGRK
- the LOC121246079 gene encoding RPM1-interacting protein 4-like isoform X1, whose product is MAQRSHVPKFGNWESEENVPYTAYFDKARKGRGGTKMMNPNDPEENPDLVSDNSSSAHGPAARAETEEPVREGAGRSAHERRSREEGDVRQFTDSPARHDNSGSRAHGGRETHRRPARPSTGSEYSVERSPLHGQSKVPVRDGGVNSYTSEGKSYDSSHGTPGRYRKPETRGDETPEKGAAVPKFGEWDENNPASADGFTHIFNKVREERQTGVGRVPGSNGTPYNNTRRRQDADDNAKSCCFPWGRK